CAGCCCGCGCCGCTCCGGCGGCACCAGCACGCGTTTCTCCCGTGAGTAGACGGTGACGCCGTCCAGCACGATCTCGCCGCGATCCGGGACCGCCAGACCCGCGACGCAGCGCAGCAGCGTGGTCTTGCCCGAGCCGCTGGGTCCCAGCAGCACGAAGAACTCGCCCCGCTCCACCGTGAGGTCAATGGTCCGGAGTGCGTGGACGGTGGACTCGCCGGCGCGCTGAAAGTCTTTCGCCAAGCCGCGGATTTCGATCATCGGCTATCGGTCCCCCGCGATGTCACTGGACGACACCGATGTGCCTCCTGCCGAACACGTAGTACAGCACGATCAACGGCGTCATCAAACCCACGAACACCAGGGCTACGGCCGCCGCCTGGTTGAGCCGCCCGGCGGTCCACATGGACCAGATGATCACCGGCAGGGTGAGATTGTCCCTGCTGGCGAGAAAGGCCGCCATGGTCAGCTCCCGGAACGCCAGCAGCGCCATCCACAACCATGAGTACAAGAGGGTGGGCGAGAGCAAGGGCACCAGGATCTTGCGGATCACGCCCATGGGCCCGAGCCCGGCCACATAGCCGGCCTCGTCCAGTTCCTCGTGGATCTGTACCAGACCGCTGTTGAGCATGCGGGTGGCGAAGCTGATGCGGGTCACCACGTACACCAGGATGATGATGCCGATGCCGCGTTCGAACAGTCCCCACTCGGCCGGGAACCAGACGATGGCCAGCAGGAACGCGCCCACGGCGAAGATGAGGTTGGGAATCACGTGGGGCAGGAAAGCCAAGACGTCCAGGGTGCGGGCCATGCGCCAATTGGAGCGGATCACCAGCCAGGAGATGGCCATGCCCGCCACCAAGCTCAGGGTCGGCACCGTCACGAGCAGGATGACGCTGTTGCGCAGCCCGGTCATGAGGTTGGCCCACGGCACCGCGCGGAAGTTGTCCAGCGACACTGTGCCGAATGCCGCCGCGGAGGGCACCTGCAGGAACGGGATGAGGGAGACCCAGGTGAGCGCCAGCAGC
The sequence above is a segment of the Deltaproteobacteria bacterium genome. Coding sequences within it:
- a CDS encoding ABC transporter permease subunit, with translation LLALTWVSLIPFLQVPSAAAFGTVSLDNFRAVPWANLMTGLRNSVILLVTVPTLSLVAGMAISWLVIRSNWRMARTLDVLAFLPHVIPNLIFAVGAFLLAIVWFPAEWGLFERGIGIIILVYVVTRISFATRMLNSGLVQIHEELDEAGYVAGLGPMGVIRKILVPLLSPTLLYSWLWMALLAFRELTMAAFLASRDNLTLPVIIWSMWTAGRLNQAAAVALVFVGLMTPLIVLYYVFGRRHIGVVQ